Proteins encoded together in one Thermodesulforhabdus norvegica window:
- a CDS encoding secretin and TonB N-terminal domain-containing protein: protein MNHKRKGYYPAFVLVLLPLFLFSRPPASYPAAQGPRLLKIGAMEGDKFVQIELVASGEIGDLIFDGRADSSSLSIFIPNASFSAPKAWVRTGSEVLKRLKVQSTKGGVRITGQAEKPWTSSAVRKDGAHAYLRLYFDDNSDAPRVTIPAPAIPVASREQTFQQQPVAEMREEEIEKLLEQLGPVPGPGAVPGTEKQYLGAPISLDLVDADIKNVVRLIAEISGTNIVVDPQVQGRITMKVENVPWDQVLDMILEANDLGTKRQGNVIRITTKEKLQKEIELDQALAEAQLKLFEKRAELEAKKKDRGPIETAFIPIYYLVGVSAPGEVQTEKETTAITLAGTSVTTKETKKPLIVALLQPLLSEKGQMVYDSSRRMLIVRDYSSRIAEIRKVIAQLDRPPEQVKLELRIVEAITSFTKALGINWGFSYQNTGNHSFSPSFDINFPIDTVTSSLSFGWSLLKGQSIFNIDMAINASKELGKTKLLAAPVVYTMTNQEAKITQGTEIPVLEMTEYGELAVEYKDVILELTIVPSVTPDKRILMNIHARKQDIGQDRILAEAAGLKAVDILKKTLDTNVLVDDGTIVVIGGVLREDKRYTRRGTPGLERLPVFGWLFKSYEKDYQTEELLIFISPKIIELPAISTAAAYGESTR, encoded by the coding sequence ATGAACCATAAAAGAAAAGGCTATTATCCTGCGTTCGTACTGGTCTTATTGCCTTTATTTTTGTTTTCCCGCCCGCCGGCTTCTTATCCCGCGGCACAGGGTCCCCGGTTGTTAAAAATCGGAGCCATGGAGGGGGATAAGTTCGTTCAGATCGAGCTGGTAGCAAGCGGAGAAATTGGAGATCTGATCTTTGACGGAAGGGCCGACAGCTCCAGCCTCAGCATCTTTATTCCCAACGCATCTTTCAGCGCCCCCAAGGCATGGGTCAGAACGGGATCCGAAGTTCTCAAGCGCCTCAAGGTCCAGTCCACGAAAGGCGGTGTACGGATCACGGGTCAGGCCGAAAAACCCTGGACCAGTTCGGCAGTGAGAAAAGATGGGGCCCACGCCTACCTTCGACTTTACTTTGACGACAACTCGGATGCACCCCGCGTCACCATTCCTGCTCCGGCAATCCCTGTTGCATCTCGTGAGCAGACGTTTCAGCAACAGCCCGTAGCAGAAATGAGGGAAGAAGAAATCGAAAAGCTTCTGGAACAGCTTGGGCCGGTCCCTGGTCCGGGAGCAGTTCCGGGCACGGAAAAGCAGTACTTAGGGGCACCCATAAGTCTGGATCTCGTCGATGCCGACATCAAAAACGTCGTACGGCTCATCGCAGAAATCAGCGGAACGAACATAGTTGTGGACCCTCAGGTTCAGGGCCGAATTACCATGAAGGTGGAAAACGTCCCCTGGGATCAGGTCCTGGACATGATTCTTGAGGCGAACGATCTGGGAACCAAACGCCAGGGAAACGTCATAAGGATAACGACTAAAGAAAAGCTTCAAAAAGAAATCGAACTGGATCAGGCTCTGGCGGAAGCACAGTTAAAGCTCTTTGAAAAACGAGCAGAACTGGAAGCCAAGAAGAAAGATCGGGGACCGATAGAAACGGCTTTTATTCCCATTTATTACCTTGTGGGCGTCTCCGCTCCGGGTGAAGTCCAGACGGAAAAAGAGACCACTGCAATCACGCTGGCGGGTACGAGTGTCACCACCAAAGAAACCAAAAAACCTCTCATCGTTGCTCTACTTCAGCCCCTTTTGAGCGAAAAGGGCCAGATGGTTTACGATTCCAGTAGAAGGATGTTGATCGTCAGGGACTACAGCAGCAGGATAGCGGAAATCAGAAAAGTCATAGCCCAGCTCGACCGCCCGCCCGAACAGGTCAAGCTGGAACTTCGCATAGTCGAAGCAATAACCAGCTTCACCAAGGCTCTGGGCATAAACTGGGGTTTCAGTTACCAAAACACGGGAAACCATTCCTTCTCGCCCTCTTTTGACATCAACTTTCCCATAGATACCGTAACCAGCAGCCTCAGCTTCGGCTGGAGTCTTCTCAAGGGTCAAAGCATTTTCAACATCGACATGGCAATAAACGCCTCAAAGGAACTGGGCAAGACGAAGCTGTTAGCCGCCCCCGTCGTTTACACCATGACCAATCAGGAAGCAAAAATTACGCAGGGAACTGAAATCCCGGTACTCGAAATGACCGAATATGGTGAGCTGGCGGTAGAATATAAGGATGTCATACTGGAACTTACCATCGTTCCCAGCGTTACTCCTGATAAAAGGATTCTCATGAACATACACGCCCGTAAGCAGGACATCGGTCAGGATCGGATTCTGGCCGAAGCCGCAGGTCTCAAGGCCGTGGATATTCTGAAAAAGACTCTGGATACCAACGTTCTGGTTGACGACGGAACCATCGTCGTAATAGGCGGCGTTCTCAGGGAAGACAAGCGCTACACAAGACGGGGCACGCCCGGTCTTGAAAGGTTGCCGGTTTTCGGCTGGCTCTTCAAAAGCTACGAAAAGGATTATCAGACCGAAGAGCTTTTAATATTCATTTCACCGAAGATAATAGAGCTTCCCGCAATCTCCACGGCAGCAGCATACGGAGAATCGACAAGATAG